The sequence TGGCTAAGTTCGCTGGTTTGACTTGGCAATCTTTTTCCTTTTTACCCCTTGACTTTTTACCAATTAGTTCTTACATAATATATATGCTCTAAAATCTAAATTAAGCAGCAACTCCAGCGGCAAAAATAGCTTTAGCTCCGGCCGTAAGTCCTACAGAATCAGCAACTGGAATAGGGCCATCAGCG comes from Petrotoga sp. 9PW.55.5.1 and encodes:
- a CDS encoding huazacin family RiPP peptide, giving the protein MAEIDVDPEGIGCLACAGCLFPCLICVADGPIPVADSVGLTAGAKAIFAAGVAA